The following DNA comes from Mycolicibacterium lutetiense.
CCTGGCCGTCGTGTTGATCCTGATGTCGGGGCTTCAGGGGCGGCCCTGGGCTATCTGGGCGAACCTGGGCATCCAACTGGTGGTGATCGCCGGAGCGCTGATCCATGGGGCGATCGGCTTTATCGGTGTGATCTTCGCCGTGGTCTGGCTGCTGATCGTGTACCTGCGGGGTGAGGTCAAACGCAGGCAGGATCGGGGTCTGCTGCCCGGTCAGCAACCGCCCAGCGAATAGCCGCGGCCGGGTGCGGACCCCGTCGGGAGCCCGCGGTGGCACGGCAGGGTTACCGACCGGTACGCTCACTGCTCGTGACTGAGCAGACCCTTGTCTTGATTAAGCCCGACGGCGTGCAGCGCCACCTGGTCGGGGAGATCCTCGGCCGGATCGAGCGCAAGGGTCTGACCCTGGCAGCGCTCGAACTGAAGAACGTCAGCGTCGAGCTGGCCAAGCAGCACTACGCCGAGCACGACGGCAAGCCGTTCTTCGATTCGCTGCTGGAATTCATCACTTCCGGCCCCGTCGTCGCCGCCATCGTGGAGGGGCCGCGGGCTATCGCGGCCTTCCGTCAGATCGCCGGTGGCACGGACCCGGTGGAGAAGGCTGTGCCCGGCACCATCCGCGGTGACCTGGCGCTTGTCACCCAGGACAACCTCGTGCACGGATCGGATTCGCCGGAGTCGGCGGCCCGTGAGATCGCCCTGTGGTTCCCTGGCGAAGCCTCCGCCTGATAATCCTTCTCGCAGTCTGGTCTGTACCGCGTCAGTGATGTGGGATACTGGGTACGGGTAGCCAGCCTCAACCGAGGCTGGGTACCCGAATGAAGACTTCGACGAGCGCGACCACCGCAATCCGGTGCGGCGCGGGCCGTCCAGCCATCATTCAGCCAGGCACCGGGTGGGTTCGGTAGCGAACCGCCCGGAGCGAGACCACAACAAGCCCGGGGAAAGTGTCCCGGGCCAATAGCGGAAGCCCTCGCGTGGCCGCGTCGATACGACGCGCCCGGGGGCTTGAGGAGAATTCGTGGCCGAAGATGCCCAGAATGACGACCTATCCACCGAGACTCCGCAACAGGAGGGACTGCCCGAGCGGCTGAGAGTCCACTCGCTGGCGCGGGTGCTCGGCACCACCAGCAGGCGGGTGCTCGACGCCCTGGCTGAGTTCGACGGCCGTCGGCGCAGTGCGCACTCCACGATCGACAAGGCCGACGCGGAGCGGGTCCGTGACGCACTGGCCCTCGACTCGGCGGAGCCGGCTCAGACCGAGCAGGCAGAACCGGTGCAGGTCGAGGCAGTCACGGTCGCAGTGACCGAGTCCGTCGCGGCCCCGGCAGAAGATGCCCCGGCAGAAGATCCGGTCGAAACCCCCGAGGTCGAGGCTCCCGAGGAAGACCCCGTCCTGGTGGGCGATGAGCCCGAGTCGCGGTTGATCCTGGAGACCGCGAACATCCCCGCGGCTCGGGAATCCCACACCGAACGGGCCGACTACCTGCCGCTGTTCGTCGCCCCGCAGCCCGTCAGCTTCGTGCCGGTCCTCGTCGAAGACGATGACGACGACGAAGACGACACGGATACCGACGACGACGCCGATGCCGACTCGGATACCGACGACGATCAGGCGGATCGACCCGCCGCACGCCGGCGCCGTCGGGGCCGGCGGGGTCGCGGTCGTGGCCGCGGTGAGCAGGCAGACGACAACGAGTCCGATTCGGGCCCGGATTCCGATACCGACACCGCTGATGACCAGAGCGATTCCGACGAGGAATCCGACGACGAGTCCGATGAATCCGATGAGGGCACCGACGAGGACACCGCGGGTAGTGACGGCAACCGTCGCCGTCGCCGCCGGCGTCGGCGCAAGTCCGGCTCCGGTGACGGTGACGACTCGAGCTCACCGGATGACCCGCCCAACACCGTCGTGCACGAGCGTCCGTCCCGGCCCGAACGTTCGGGCCGGAGCAGCGATGACTCGGAGATCCAGGGGATCAGCGGATCGACCCGCCTGGAGGCCAAGCGTCAGCGCCGCCGCGATGGCCGTGACGCCGGCCGTCGTCGTCCCCCCATCCTGAGCGAGGCCGAGTTCCTGGCCCGCCGCGAGGCCGTCGAACGCACCATGATCGTGCGCGACAAGGTCCGCACCGAGCCGCCGCATCAAGGTGCCCGCTACACGCAGATCGCCGTGCTGGAAGACGGCGTCCTCGTCGAGCATTTTGTGACGTCAGCGGCATCCGCCAGTCTGGTCGGCAACATCTACCTCGGCATCGTGCAGAACGTGCTGCCGTCGATGGAGGCCGCCTTCGTCGACATCGGCCGCGGTCGTAACGGTGTGCTCTACGCCGGTGAGGTGAACTGGGAGGCTGCCGGCCTCGGCGGGTCGAACCGCAAGATCGAACAGGCCCTCAAGCCGGGGGACTATGTCGTCGTCCAGGTCAGCAAGGATCCGGTCGGGCACAAGGGCGCCCGGCTCACCACGCAGGTGTCGCTGGCCGGCCGCTACCTGGTCTACGTGCCGGGCGCATCGTCGACCGGCATCAGCCGCAAGCTGCCCGACACCGAACGCCAGCGGCTCAAGGAGATCCTCAAAGAGGTTGTTCCGGCCGATGCCGGAGTGATCATCCGCACCGCGTCGGAGGGCGTCAAAGCCGAGGACATCCGATCCGACGTCGAGCGGCTGCAGCAGCGCTGGACCGAGATCGACGCCAAGGGCGCCGCGGTCAGCGCGAAGAAGGCCGGCGCGGCCGTCGCCCTCTACGAAGAGCCCGATGTTCTGGTCAAGGTCATCCGTGACCTGTTCAACGAGGACTTCTCCGGCCTGATCGTCTCCGGTGACGAAGCCTGGGACACGATCAACGCCTACGTCAACACCGTTGCGCCTGACCTCATGGGCCGGCTCACGAAGTACGAACCCGCCGGTGGCGCCGACGCGCCCGACGTGTTCGCCGTACACCGCGTCGACGAGCAGCTGGCCAAGGCGCTGGACCGCAAGGTGTGGCTGCCTTCGGGTGGAACCCTGGTGATCGACCGCACCGAGGCGATGACCGTCGTCGACGTCAACACCGGCAAGTTCACCGGCGCCGGCGGCAACCTAGAGCAGACCGTCACCCGCAACAACCTGGAAGCTGCCGAGGAGGTCGTGCGGCAACTGCGCTTGCGTGACATCGGCGGCATCGTGGTCATCGACTTCATCGACATGGTCCTCGAATCGAACCGGGATCTCGTGCTGCGCAGGCTGACCGAGGCCCTGGGCCGGGACCGCACGCGGCACCAGGTGTCCGAGGTGACCTCACTGGGCCTCGTGCAGCTGACCCGAAAGAAGTTGGGTACCGGTCTGATCGAGGCATTCTCGACAACGTGCACGCACTGCGCCGGCCGCGGCATCGTGCTGCATGGTGACCCGGTCGATACGGCTTCGTCGTCGAACACCGGCCGTAAGGCCGAATCCAGTGGCGGCGGTAGCAGCAGCAGCAGCGGCAGCGGCAGCAGTCGACGCAGCAAGCGGGGCAAGCGCGGCAACGCCCGTCCGGAGCCCGAAGAGGCGCCGGTCGTCAAGGTGCCCGACCATCCGGTCGGTGAGCACCCGATGTTCAAGGCCATGGCTGCGGCGAGCGACCGCCACGACGAAGACCCCGAAGGTCACGAGGACATTGACGAGCACGAGCACGGCGTCGAGCACACCGAGGCCGAGGGCGACGAGCAGGTGACTCCCGAGGACTCGGGCGTAACCGAGGATTCTCCCGACGGCGTTTTCGACATGCAGGACGCCGAGGAGTCCGACGAATCTGATGAGGAATCAGAAGAGGACTTGGACGAGGACGAAGACGAGATCGACCTCGATGACGAGGACCTCGATGACGACGACGAGGACCTCGACGACGACTCGGACGATGACTCAGACGAGGACGACGAATCCGACGATGACGACTCGGACGAGGATGACTCGGACGAGGACGAGGAGTGCGACGACTCTGACGAGTCTGAAGACGACGTCTACCAGGCTCCCGAGCCCGTGGTAGCGGAGGTGGCACCCAGCCGCGGCCGTATTCGTCGACGTGCCGCAGCCAGGCCCGCAGGGCCGCCACGCCAGGACTAGAGGGCGGTTTGACCCTCTACCCGCTGGTCAAGTACCCTTGACCAGTTGTCTCCAGTGCCTGTAATAGTCGCAGGCCGGTGACGGCGGGACATCCCGCCACCCAAGACCCGCGCACGCACCGACCGGTAGCGCGCGCCCGCAGAGAGCAGCAGAGCAGAGGACACGATGGCGACATACGCAATCGTCAAGACCGGCGGCAAGCAGTACAAGGTTGCCGTCGGTGACGTGGTGAAGGTTGAGAAGCTCGAGACTGAGCCTGGCGCATCGGTATCGCTGCCTGTCGCCCTGGTGGTCGACGGCGCCAAGGTCACCAGCAAGGCTGATGACCTGGCCAAGGTCGCCGTGACGGGCGAGGTGCTGGAGCACACCAAGGGTCCCAAGATCCGCATCCACAAGTTCAAGAACAAGACCGGCTACCACAAGCGCCAGGGGCACCGTCAGCAGCTGACCGTGCTCAAGGTCACCGGTATCAAGTAGCAAGGGAGCGATCTAATGGCACACAAAAAGGGCGCTTCCAGCTCGCGCAACGGTCGCGATTCCGCAGCGCAGCGGCTCGGCGTCAAGCGTTTCGGTGGTCAGG
Coding sequences within:
- a CDS encoding DUF4233 domain-containing protein: MNDQTPGDTPAPTDPWKSFRGVMAATLILEAIVVLLALPVVGVSDDGLTWTSGGFVIGLAVVLILMSGLQGRPWAIWANLGIQLVVIAGALIHGAIGFIGVIFAVVWLLIVYLRGEVKRRQDRGLLPGQQPPSE
- the ndk gene encoding nucleoside-diphosphate kinase, with the translated sequence MTEQTLVLIKPDGVQRHLVGEILGRIERKGLTLAALELKNVSVELAKQHYAEHDGKPFFDSLLEFITSGPVVAAIVEGPRAIAAFRQIAGGTDPVEKAVPGTIRGDLALVTQDNLVHGSDSPESAAREIALWFPGEASA
- a CDS encoding Rne/Rng family ribonuclease, whose protein sequence is MAEDAQNDDLSTETPQQEGLPERLRVHSLARVLGTTSRRVLDALAEFDGRRRSAHSTIDKADAERVRDALALDSAEPAQTEQAEPVQVEAVTVAVTESVAAPAEDAPAEDPVETPEVEAPEEDPVLVGDEPESRLILETANIPAARESHTERADYLPLFVAPQPVSFVPVLVEDDDDDEDDTDTDDDADADSDTDDDQADRPAARRRRRGRRGRGRGRGEQADDNESDSGPDSDTDTADDQSDSDEESDDESDESDEGTDEDTAGSDGNRRRRRRRRRKSGSGDGDDSSSPDDPPNTVVHERPSRPERSGRSSDDSEIQGISGSTRLEAKRQRRRDGRDAGRRRPPILSEAEFLARREAVERTMIVRDKVRTEPPHQGARYTQIAVLEDGVLVEHFVTSAASASLVGNIYLGIVQNVLPSMEAAFVDIGRGRNGVLYAGEVNWEAAGLGGSNRKIEQALKPGDYVVVQVSKDPVGHKGARLTTQVSLAGRYLVYVPGASSTGISRKLPDTERQRLKEILKEVVPADAGVIIRTASEGVKAEDIRSDVERLQQRWTEIDAKGAAVSAKKAGAAVALYEEPDVLVKVIRDLFNEDFSGLIVSGDEAWDTINAYVNTVAPDLMGRLTKYEPAGGADAPDVFAVHRVDEQLAKALDRKVWLPSGGTLVIDRTEAMTVVDVNTGKFTGAGGNLEQTVTRNNLEAAEEVVRQLRLRDIGGIVVIDFIDMVLESNRDLVLRRLTEALGRDRTRHQVSEVTSLGLVQLTRKKLGTGLIEAFSTTCTHCAGRGIVLHGDPVDTASSSNTGRKAESSGGGSSSSSGSGSSRRSKRGKRGNARPEPEEAPVVKVPDHPVGEHPMFKAMAAASDRHDEDPEGHEDIDEHEHGVEHTEAEGDEQVTPEDSGVTEDSPDGVFDMQDAEESDESDEESEEDLDEDEDEIDLDDEDLDDDDEDLDDDSDDDSDEDDESDDDDSDEDDSDEDEECDDSDESEDDVYQAPEPVVAEVAPSRGRIRRRAAARPAGPPRQD
- the rplU gene encoding 50S ribosomal protein L21 translates to MATYAIVKTGGKQYKVAVGDVVKVEKLETEPGASVSLPVALVVDGAKVTSKADDLAKVAVTGEVLEHTKGPKIRIHKFKNKTGYHKRQGHRQQLTVLKVTGIK